The following coding sequences are from one Papilio machaon chromosome 8, ilPapMach1.1, whole genome shotgun sequence window:
- the LOC106720358 gene encoding uncharacterized protein LOC106720358, with protein sequence MRSKILSFQRQFIGVFSKRKYCNSVDMRRDAHMNELPVPCIPWEPWYTEKQRWYTRFLTLSIAWWLFSFGMAIYTDSIYLNWGPPGQPGPPSDMVDECVEAD encoded by the exons ATGCGGTcgaaaattttatcatttcaaaGACAATTTATCGGTGTGTTTAGTAAAAGAAAGTACTGTAACAGTGTTG ACATGCGCCGTGACGCCCACATGAACGAATTGCCTGTGCCTTGTATACCGTGGGAGCCCTGGTACACGGAGAAGCAGCGATGGTATACTAGGTTTTTAACACTCTCTATAGCTTG gTGGCTTTTTTCATTTGGCATGGCGATATACACAGACAGCATTTACCTGAACTGGGGCCCGCCAGGTCAGCCTGGCCCGCCCAGTGACATGGTAGACGAGTGTGTTGAGGCAGACTAA